The following are encoded together in the Chaetodon auriga isolate fChaAug3 chromosome 6, fChaAug3.hap1, whole genome shotgun sequence genome:
- the ldhd gene encoding putative D-lactate dehydrogenase, mitochondrial, with the protein MLLGVTRSGQLLSHRRCLLQCRKIKSGNASRSAALDSVLSAFRSICGEDGVSLGEAVREQHGRDESVHRCRPPDVVLFPRCVEEVSALAKVCHNHQLPIIPFGTGTGLEGGVGAVKGGVCFSLRKMDQVLDLHQEDFDVTVEPGVTRKALNAYLRDTGLWFPVDPGADASLCGMAATSASGTNAVRYGTMRENVLNLEVVLADGTVIHTAGKGRRPRKTSAGYNLTNLFVGSEGTLGVITKTTLRLYGIPEAMVSAVCSFPSVQAAVDSTVQILQAGVPIARIEFLDDVMIDACNRFSFLSYPVTPTLFLEFHGSERSLEEQVNTTEGITQSNGGSDFQWARDAETRERLWKARHDAWYAAQALRPGCKAYATDVCVPLSRLPQIVVETKEDLIENGLTGPIAGHVGDGNFHCLMVFDSSDPEELHRVHLFTERLARRALAMDGTCTGEHGVGLGKRVLLCEEMGRMAIQVMQDLKDALDPKNLMNPGKILQPREL; encoded by the exons agtGCTGCTCTGGACAGTGTCCTCTCTGCGTTCAGGTCTATATGTGGTGAGGATGGCGTCTCATTGGGCGAAGCTGTCAGAGAGCAACACGGCAGAGATGAGTCTGTACACAG ATGTCGTCCTCCAGATGTGGTGCTGTTCCCTCGTTGTGTGGAGGAGGTCAGCGCCCTGGCGAAGGTCTGCCACAACCACCAGCTTCCCATCATCCCCTTTGGCACTGGAACTGGCCTGGAGGGAGGGGTCGGCGCAGTGAAG GGTGGTGTGTGCTTCAGCCTGAGGAAGATGGACCAGGTTCTGGATCTCCACCAGGAGGACTTTGATGTGACGGTGGAGCCTGGTGTGACTCGGAAGGCCCTCAACGCCTACCTGCGAGACACCGGCCTGTGGTTTCCTGTTG ATCCTGGCGCTGATGCCTCTCTGTGTGGCATGGCTGCCACCAGTGCGTCAGGTACCAATGCAGTGCGCTATGGAACTATGAGGGAAAACGTTTTAAACCTGGAGGTGGTGCTGGCTGATGGGACCGTCATACACACGGCTGGGAAGGGCCGACGTCCCAG GAAGACGTCAGCAGGCTACAACCTGACAAACCTGTTTGTGGGGTCAGAGGGCACCCTGGGGGTCATCACCAAGACTACGTTGCGCCTGTACGGCATCCCAGAGGCCATGGTTTCGGCCGTCTGCTCTTTTCCCTCAGTCCAGGCTGCTGTGGACAGCACAGTGCAGATCCTACAGGCCGGAGTGCCCATCGCTCGCATCG agtTTCTGGATGATGTGATGATTGATGCGTGCAACAGGTTCAGCTTTCTGTCCTACCCCGTGACCCCGACTCTGTTCCTGGAGTTCCACGGCTCTGAGCGAAGCCTTGAGGAACAGGTCAACACAACCG AGGGCATCACTCAGAGTAATGGCGGCTCAGATTTTCAGTGGGCTCGAGATGCAGAGACAAGGGAGCGGCTGTGGAAAGCGCGCCATGACGCCTGGTACGCTGCACAGGCGCTCAGACCTGGCTGCAAG gCCTACGCTACAgatgtgtgtgtccctctgtctcgACTGCCTCAAATAGTAGTGGAGACAAAGGAGGACCTGATTGAGAACGGGCTTACAG GTCCCATAGCGGGTCATGTGGGCGATGGTAACTTCCACTGTCTGATGGTGTTTGACTCCAGTGACCCAGAGGAGCTGCACAGGGTCCACCTGTTCACTGAGAGACTGGCCAG GCGAGCCCTGGCCATGGACGGTACATGTACAGGGGAGCACGGAGTGGGCTTAGGGAAGagagtgctgctgtgtgaggagATGGGACGCATGGCTATCCAGGTCATGCAGGATCTCAAGGATGCCCTCGACCCAAAGAACCTGATGAACCCTGGGAAAATTCTGCAGCCGAGAGAACTATAA